A genomic region of Gossypium hirsutum isolate 1008001.06 chromosome D01, Gossypium_hirsutum_v2.1, whole genome shotgun sequence contains the following coding sequences:
- the LOC121213575 gene encoding uncharacterized protein, producing the protein MARWQILLSEFDIVYVSQKAIKGSAIANFLASRALKDYEPLDFDFPNEDLMYVANAEEDPQENHPWRLNFDGASNALGNGIGAVLVSLNGDYHPFTSKLDFDCTNNMVEYEACIMGIRAAIERKIKTLEVYGDSALVIYQIRGDWETRDPKLIRYQRLLEDMKPIQISIYEILAHCYNIEEIENDNRPWYQEILLYMKNREYPDQATENDKRTLRRLAIDYVLDREILYKREMIEYC; encoded by the exons atggctagatggcaaatctTGCTCTCTGAGTTTGATATcgtatatgtaagtcagaaggccatCAAGGGGAGCGCGATAGCAAATTTCTTGGCTAGCAGAgctttaaaagattatgagcctcTAGACTTCGATTTCCCGAATGAAGATTTAATGTATGTGGCAAATGCTGAAGAGGATCCCCAAGAAAATCATCCTTGGAgattaaactttgacggagcatcaaatGCACTAGGCAATGGGATTGGGGCAGTTCTGGTGTCTCTGAATGGAGATTATCATCCTTTCACTAGTAAATTAGACTTTGATTGCACTAATAACATGGttgagtatgaagcttgcatcatgggtatACGGGCAGCCATAGAGCGGAAAATCAAGACATTAGAAGTGtacggagactcagcattggtaatataccaaATAAGAGGGGactgggagacaagagaccctaagttgatccgCTATCAGAGATTG TTGGAGGACATGAAgcccattcaaattagtatttatgagatccTGGCCCACTGTTACAACATTGAAGAAATAGAGAATGATAATCGTCCCTGGTACCAAGAAATATTACTATATATGAAGAATCGCGAATATCCTGAtcaggcaacggagaatgataagaggacattgaggagaTTAGCTATTGACTATGTCCTAGATAGAGAAATCCTATACAAAAGGGAAATGATCGAGTATTGTTGA